The following are encoded together in the Plasmodium vinckei vinckei genome assembly, chromosome: PVVCY_12 genome:
- a CDS encoding zinc finger protein, putative gives MSTWREGNSRNDSSDNHQFWSNLENQYFSNFDKRIISTFEDHIKCTDYICNKIKNKKIKKEIFQNIKCQKSSVKIKLNINDKKNEKKKNGAANISKYMLQNNQFLNNNPFGQDNLFSQHNNQFLIDPKNDIRNYKTHINPLFNDKQYIENVNHINNIENMMSINHMNNRFRDYPPMFRNEACFIDCMPMAGNNLLLNTMPNNANIEKNELNYHDDMNKNINLPSTCNTNETNDISQTNLNPTDSYDNKNTQLDNTNTDPNIINPSIDNSNKNIDITNLNADNSNNLIQHEHTENSNAPNINDQTNVNETDNNEENNDVNNENNADIANNNELSGNSNDNVDTLGKSENDDNVQGNEVNNLQNASEKNNTPVSYCPQNEASLSSENKNDAIENVVMTSNDNEDNDKKNGNDVSDSASLNNKEGTTDALSNDLNNCDPCNNNNIENSSIKNEENSNISNAMEYGMRNINSEGVIENVNNLSNTINAKGMDSSFTPNIDNNDNNYFSPFKQFNNNTYPNSMTNPYDNKIKTDMNIYPPPMNNFNRDIYPPHDVQATNIYSNIYQNNKCDQIGINEENMLFMNKNMAMYNNGMPRDIINGPNKSLPFNDMINFKNNNFYPNGYYNFNEMVNYQNAMAFDKYGNDKYYKKLKNDKSKNKRKNETKMRKHSQTDDQEKTHTRLRTSRHDGKFFNPLLNKKYDGVGRLPYIHNTPIPNGLHISVYVPKNYDFSENNEKPSIYDEKIEESETANNIDKSTDNNDHSIVSPIDNTNQVCDIKKTPEQQDTYEIETLARLLTEITLGDKKYLSNRHITMEDKERCYKCFLDELKNYNTLPIILGNILPYWNKQKNNNLVYKIKNLRANNAKPKYIPIQSVNKVLARKKIKKKKILKKKKKKKKKKAKKIDSTTNLLNESNLTEQNALKNEEVSELDKTNAEISTEQSLPTNKTENEKEGTVIKTEEKKPQKSWRSYFLMGRSDNKTTDDENALKKNEDEKNDKETQSGEGKDEHATDENIKKISSNDEKKEKIINSKKSNLKKKSKNKLRHFGTYGKIGSFNFLKKYKFSTPKNSAVPFNSSIFSLQKNQHMSNVYFEFILTNINLDKYKRNILNVNYNHNNSINKKNRIHCIKLAKLRNTNTNNSANSKSKKNINQTSQEKTENNKFTTTNKNENTMDSNNYLDGTVNTTSNSCIGDSTLFTPNKLEQDKCPDSVEQSNNITNTENSTEKKNVENEISTLNETGNVDMLLKNNKHNQHIKNINEEICILFSRYMHNIKQQKKIIVKLLDSIKNEKKKPYKYWYSIEDKMINFYINEYLKNKLNTKHTYTLSKQIVDLLKLRVTVNHSSQLPNSWTEKALCNICSVGEDWDDNPIVFCDCCYTPMHSFCTGFRNVKNQNLVKRNPNMSDKEDTKNNDNENEENTKYKNNNYKYAGPKNSAYNNTNGVNNKNDYYQQYNKEGQITKNYFNNSDINKDGNKYTHDNNNSSGNPGKNGSDDKNKNKINLNVMKYLMEDNFIDINSPNSMFNSVVSNNNDEKNDNEKMDSEKEDSQTNYATLDTQLTNNENMDIKNEHENRDDEGYYKCGLNDTNDNDNTDKTDEKKESYIDTSIFTHEKEDRHDDDEESSQIKMENPIIDQNIDQSISKPINEKIKQETNKISTDAAKTNTGYPPNTEEEQWICPLCSYLRNQILYIEDSVAFKIIRHLSGPQKKKDIDLLIKACNEYINDNNNNIQKPGDTANNEQNNNKNEVDDKKKKETFSYIPPEEIIFQSTSQMYSYKYKSIMLLFDVEYDINYYKLKYQIEIKDSHDFFEKIVLKNPNIYKYKNIFNTIMVSKIDKDNNYTKFINENIKIFRQESFYINPNFEDSDTEEAEQETKKKKRGRKPLLNKNEYSNNKPYHDKVSNKFINKKNKIRSKQGGTVNKPPYNKNNNVTLDANGNVIVRKRGRPLGSTKLNKMKMLALKNKNITKSEITPDDNQEYPIQENQDTSITTGPNSSIPALPNSQVNTFSSNLNELDNINNKSNENDNKNDDDSDGSQCDNNNEEETIKMDIEIKKENQSQYISSNKNSVEFGQSTNILSVNNINENNISSGLDENGTLLKYNYSKNFSFVFKIPTCCICEFGSFYQGGGPIKRTNKKNQWCHIRCASISNCIIEDKIEICNRERNKYKCSLCLRTNNIGIIKCNVADCYKYYHISCATSSNKYLIELNENNKLVLFCSNHSQKKAPTEILRKYQNLREKEYAKNKLEDKINVGKMFDAYILQNYLKISDMKLFNLLSLSSLSVFKDSVNFNYDKFNQSMKNYYNNTPNDEFNDLYQNFDQYLLGEGKGIFNNSGLTKTYMKKSLKENDDLNSEVKNEKDQIDVSDNGTKQISINDETAEGAEREYVDQIRKLDNIKEENDKAENISHEQKDEPNKTEQDEDNKIGNDAENMLLALEEPTKVENPPIDILDIENINKISTRKCNNIISISSFKNIYNENLLDEDSLLKLIMYDFLNLQKDIQEFNSTILSDKYKRLKNFETILLLYPHFNDYQLKKLSELILEKYNSNILNIKTDDSFIAFFNKFLSLLNSKNLMICSVCLSRAIYNEPRKDSKKTETDENQNSINTSNIDNTNNTTQTTLNETNQLKRKLRGTSSNITDSFENKKERRLGSLSVLKKCSQCNVFICYFCCHRMNIDMIKNFINNDIKMKSLEAAEKLKNKDAPPRPLVRTNKVGRPCKNPLKLLAAAAANAPTASLAPNANVPTTSESAKPLESTTNSKLENNENSQNQSNDLKNDSNNLNAPNNEPSKDSMNCDVNENKEITNQQKEKQNGDSQGINDATNNNLDPEKNTVVVKKNRPGRKKLDPNAKLNMLKNIIPKTNEEEKEEEFICPRCEYFKIKKKIVFCSYCPRLDGFLNCFEDKVKKELQFVHPKCLEYVNTAYSKKNNINETKAGGLKKVCSYCRIKHGIVITCSNTDCDASFHISCGILLGCKMDNFFGRVDIYNPKKAYCFKHTFQSCKKNTLANFINTNKLFYFENFLYFPFNHLYNFLLGTYIFNYLNKKCINHLLKPIKISEPPSISALFEKTQFGNIKRSMMIPFNDYRKAHKDKMGLNSEFDSSQPSANIYSNDINNPGMAQKMFKSMGYKNEVNSLMPPLMNMHPDYMAANNYNLLDPMNKLKDNMLMSDKRNMMNMPPEYYKNGYMMQNNPNNKRTKNSHGYIDDEITGNTMAMSEQNDADEMRQFSNYGFNPRSIDNNSLMYYNKKMDGNPNMLPFFNNNIGGLNQQNFYNYYGHKYDPNLDKNNLLNKKGNKNNGGVRKRRKKMQQDNVNPYKKFNANIMNTLENNNGTEAPVQVKKRGRAKKNKNLNIDNANLDSINPYKQSYDNPKSFLKNDFIDPTKNYSKYSQYMDKDIKDFDTDLIKDEQIYKQKNENDINDGQIYCPVCKFVYEELSDGSPADGLNWIGCDKCERWYHWICCKYSIDNPPDMENDWYCSMCLNS, from the coding sequence ATGAGCACGTGGAGAGAAGGAAATTCAAGAAACGATAGTTCAGATAATCATCAGTTTTGGTCAAATCTCGAAaatcaatatttttcaaattttgataaaagGATAATAAGCACATTTGAAGATCATATAAAATGCActgattatatatgtaataaaataaaaaataaaaaaataaaaaaggagatatttcaaaatattaaatgcCAAAAAAGCTCggttaaaattaaattaaatataaatgataaaaaaaatgaaaaaaaaaaaaatggcgCAGCAAacatttcaaaatatatgcttCAAAATAATCAATTCCTTAATAATAATCCATTTGGTCAAGATAATTTATTCAGTCAACATAATAATCAGTTTTTAATAGATcctaaaaatgatataaggAATTATAAAACACATATAAATCCACTATTTAACgataaacaatatatagaaaatgtgaaccatataaataatatagaaaatatgaTGAGCATAAATCATATGAACAATCGGTTTAGAGATTATCCACCAATGTTTCGTAATGAAGCATGTTTTATCGATTGTATGCCAATGGCAGGtaacaatttattattaaatacaaTGCCCAATAATgcaaatatagaaaaaaatgaattaaactATCATGAtgatatgaataaaaatataaacttaCCCTCGACATGCAATACTAACGAAACAAATGATATAAGCCAAACTAATTTAAACCCTACAGATtcatatgataataaaaatactcAGCTTGATAACACAAACACAGATcctaatattattaatccTAGCATcgataatagtaataaaaacattgaCATTACTAATTTAAACGCCGATAAttctaataatttaatcCAACATGAGCATACAGAAAATAGTAATGCTCCCAACATTAATGATCAAACTAATGTAAATGAAACtgataataatgaagaaaataatgatgtaaataatgaaaataatgccGATATAGCTAATAATAACGAACTTAGCGGAAACAGTAATGATAATGTCGACACTCTCGGTAAATCCGAAAATGACGACAATGTACAAGGAAACGAAGTAAACAATTTGCAAAATGCGtcggaaaaaaataacacaCCCGTTTCCTATTGTCCACAAAATGAAGCATCCTTATCcagtgaaaataaaaatgatgcCATCGAAAACGTCGTTATGACTTCAAATGATAATGAAGACAACGACAAGAAAAATGGCAATGATGTAAGCGATTCAGCTTCtctaaataataaagaaggTACAACTGATGCCTTATCTAATGATCTAAACAATTGTGATCCTTGtaacaataataacataGAAAATTCTTCAATTAAAAACGAAGAAAATTCTAATATTAGCAATGCCATGGAATATGGAATGAGAAATATTAACAGTGAGGGTGTAATAGAAAATGTAAACAATCTAAGTAATACAATAAATGCAAAAGGAATGGATTCATCTTTTACTCCAAACATTGACAATAATGAtaacaattatttttctccatttaaacaatttaataACAATACATATCCCAATTCTATGACCAACCcttatgataataaaataaaaacagaTATGAATATCTATCCACCCCCaatgaataattttaatcGGGATATATATCCCCCTCATGATGTTCAAGCcacaaatatatactctaatatatatcaaaataataaatgtgaTCAAATTGGaataaatgaagaaaacatgttatttatgaataaaaatatggctATGTATAATAATGGTATGCCTAGAGATATAATTAATGGACCTAATAAATCTTTACCTTTTAATGAtatgataaattttaaaaataataatttttatccaAATGGatattacaattttaatgaaatggtaaattatcaaaatgCTATGGCATTCGATAAATATggaaatgataaatattataaaaaattaaaaaatgataaatctaaaaataaaagaaaaaatgaaacaaaaatgAGAAAACACAGTCAAACGGATGACCAAGAAAAAACTCATACTAGATTACGAACCTCTAGGCATGAtggaaaattttttaatccacttttaaataaaaaatatgatggTGTAGGAAGGTTaccatatatacataatacgCCAATTCCTAACGGTTTACACATATCTGTATATGTTCccaaaaattatgatttttCTGAAAACAATGAAAAGCCAAGTATTTATGACGAAAAAATTGAGGAATCTGAAACAGCAAACAACATTGATAAAAGCACCGATAATAATGACCATTCCATTGTTAGCCCTATTGATAACACTAATCAAGTCtgtgatataaaaaaaacaccaGAACAACAAGACACATACGAAATAGAGACATTGGCAAGATTATTAACAGAAATTACTTTAGGAgataagaaatatttatcaaaCCGACATATAACAATGGAAGATAAAGAAAGGTGttataaatgttttttagacgaattaaaaaattataatacatTGCCAATTATTTTAGGTAATATATTACCATACTggaataaacaaaaaaataataatttagtatacaaaattaaaaacttAAGAGCTAACAATGCAAAACCAAAGTATATTCCAATTCAAAGTGTGAACAAGGTTTTAgcacgaaaaaaaattaagaagaaaaaaatactcaaaaaaaaaaaaaaaaaaaaaaagaaaaaagccaaaaaaatagattCAACCACAAATTTACTTAATGAGTCAAACTTAACTGAACAAAAcgctttaaaaaatgaagaagtTTCAGAACTAGACAAAACTAATGCAGAAATAAGTACTGAACAAAGTTTGCCAACTAACAAAactgaaaatgaaaaggaGGGGACAGTCATAAAAactgaagaaaaaaaacccCAAAAATCATGGAGAAGTTATTTCCTAATGGGTAGAAGTGATAATAAGACAACTGATGATGAAAATgctttgaaaaaaaatgaggaTGAAAAGAATGATAAGGAGACACAATCAGGAGAAGGAAAAGACGAACATGCTACAGACgaaaatatcaaaaaaatatcttctaatgatgaaaaaaaagaaaaaataataaattccaaaaaatcaaatcttaaaaaaaaatcaaaaaataaacttcGTCATTTTGGAACGTATGGAAAAATCGgatcatttaattttttaaaaaaatataaatttagtACACCAAAGAATAGTGCTGTTCCATTTAATAGctctatattttctttgCAAAAAAATCAACATATGTCAAATGTTTACTTTGAGTTTATATTgacaaatattaatttagataaatataaacgcaatatattaaatgtaaattataaccataataattctatcaataaaaaaaatagaatacATTGCATCAAACTGGCCAAGCTACGTAATACTAATACCAACAATTCAGCCAATagtaaaagtaaaaaaaatataaatcaaaCCTCGCAAGAAAAAACAgaaaacaataaatttaCAACTACAAATAAGAATGAAAACACAATGGACAGTAACAATTATTTAGATGGAACTGTAAATACAACTAGCAATAGTTGCATTGGTGATTCTACTTTATTTACACCAAATAAATTAGAACAAGACAAATGCCCAGATTCTGTAGAACAATCAAATAACATTACTAATACAGAAAATAGtactgaaaaaaaaaatgttgaaaatGAGATAAGTACACTTAATGAAACTGGCAATGTTGATAtgcttttaaaaaataacaagcATAACcaacatattaaaaatataaatgaagaaatatgtattttattttcaagatatatgcacaatattaaacaacaaaaaaaaattattgtaaaattattagatagtataaaaaatgaaaagaaaaaaccatataaatattggTACTCAATAGAAGATAAAatgattaatttttatataaacgaatatttaaaaaataaattaaatactaaacatacatatacattATCAAAGCAAATTGTcgatttattaaaattaagaGTAACTGTTAATCATAGTTCTCAGTTACCTAATAGTTGGACTGAAAAAGCTTTATGTAATATTTGTAGCGTAGGTGAAGATTGGGATGATAATCCAATCGTTTTTTGTGACTGTTGTTATACACCTATGCATTCTTTTTGTACTGGATTTAGAAATgttaaaaatcaaaatctAGTAAAAAGAAATCCAAATATGTCTGATAAAGAggatacaaaaaataatgataatgaaaacGAAGAAAATacgaaatataaaaataataattataaatatgcagGACCAAAAAATAgtgcatataataatactaacggcgttaataataaaaatgattattatcaacaatataataaagaagGTCAAATtactaaaaattattttaataatagtgatataaataaagatggaaataaatatacacatgATAACAATAATTCCTCTGGCAACCCTGGAAAGAATGGTAgtgatgataaaaataaaaacaaaattaatttaaatgttatgaaatatttaatggAGGATAATTTCATTGACATAAACTCTCCAAATAGTATGTTCAATTCAGTTgtaagtaataataatgatgaaaaaaatgataatgaaaaaatggataGTGAAAAAGAAGATAGTCAAACAAATTATGCTACATTGGATACTCAATTgacaaataatgaaaatatggatataaaGAACGAGCACGAAAATAGAGACGATGAAGGTTATTATAAATGTGGACTAAATGACACTAACgataatgataatactGATAAAactgatgaaaaaaaagaatcaTATATAGATACTTCTATATTTACCCATGAAAAGGAAGATAGACACGATGACGACGAAGAATCGAGCCAAATCAAAATGGAAAATCCAATTATAGACCAAAATATAGATCAATCAATTTCGAAACCAAtcaatgaaaaaataaaacaagaaacaaataaaatttctaCTGATGCCGCCAAAACTAATACTGGATATCCACCAAATACAGAAGAAGAACAATGGATTTGCCCACTTTGCTCTTATTTAAGAAATCAGATATTGTATATTGAAGATTCTGTtgcatttaaaattattagacATTTAAGTGGGcctcaaaaaaaaaaagatattgatttattaattaaagcATGTAAcgaatatattaatgacaataataataacatacAAAAACCTGGTGATACTGCTAATAATgagcaaaataataataaaaatgaagttgatgataaaaaaaagaaagaaacaTTTTCTTATATACCCCCAGAAGAAATCATTTTTCAAAGCACCTCTCAAATGTATtcgtataaatataaatcgaTTATGCTTTTATTTGATGTTGAGtatgatataaattattataagttAAAATATCAAATAGAAATAAAGGATAGTCATGATTtctttgaaaaaattgttcTTAAAAATccgaatatatataaatataaaaatattttcaatactATTATGGTTAGTAAAATTgataaagataataattatacgaaatttataaatgaaaatattaaaatatttagacAAGaatctttttatattaatccAAATTTTGAAGATAGTGATACTGAGGAAGCCGAGCAAGaaaccaaaaaaaaaaaaagaggtCGAAAGCCtctattaaataaaaatgaatattctAATAATAAACCATATCATGATAAAgtttcaaataaatttataaataaaaaaaataaaatacgaTCAAAGCAAGGTGGCACAGTTAATAAACCaccatataataaaaataataatgttacTTTAGATGCTAATGGCAATGTAATAGTTAGAAAAAGAGGAAGACCACTTGGAAGTACtaaattaaacaaaatgaaaatgcttgctcttaaaaataaaaatattacaaaatcAGAAATTACTCCCGATGATAATCAGGAATATCCAATTCAGGAAAATCAGGATACTTCTATTACTACTGGTCCAAATTCATCTATTCCGGCTTTGCCAAATAGTCAAGTAAATACCTTTTCTTCGAATTTGAATGAATTAGACaacattaataataaatcaaatgaaaatgataataaaaatgatgatgaCTCAGATGGCTCTCAATGtgacaataataatgaagaagaaacaattaaaatggatattgagataaaaaaggaaaatcaAAGTCAATATATCTCTTCCAACAAAAATAGTGTAGAATTTGGACAGTCCACTAATATTCTAAgtgttaataatataaatgaaaacaatATAAGCTCTGGATTGGATGAAAATGGAACATTGCTAAAATATAACTATAgtaaaaatttttcatttgtttttaaaattccAACGTGCTGTATCTGCGAATTTGGTTCATTTTATCAAGGAGGAGGACCAATAAAaagaacaaataaaaaaaatcaatggTGCCATATTCGATGCGCATCAATTAGTAATTGTATAATAGAAGATAAAATTGAAATCTGTAATAgagaaagaaataaatataaatgttcATTATGTTTACGTACTAATAATATaggtataataaaatgtaatgTTGCTGATTGttacaaatattatcatatatcTTGTGCAACTTCttctaataaatatttaatagaattaaatgaaaataataaattagttttattttgttcaaaTCATTCTCAAAAAAAAGCACCAACAGAAATATTAAgaaaatatcaaaatttaagagaaaaagaatatgccaaaaataaattagaagataaaataaatgttggAAAAATGTTtgatgcatatatattacaaaattatttaaaaataagtgacatgaaattatttaatcttttatcattatcttCTTTATCTGTATTCAAAGATTCGGTTAATTTCaattatgataaatttaatcaaagtatgaaaaattattacaataATACCCCAAATGATGAGTTTAACGACctttatcaaaattttgatCAGTACTTATTAGGAGAAGGAAAAGGTATTTTCAACAATTCTGGATTAACTAAAacttatatgaaaaaatcaCTAAAAGAAAACGATGATCTAAATTCTGAagttaaaaatgaaaaagaccAGATTGATGTAAGTGATAATGGAACTAAACAAATTAGCATTAATGATGAAACTGCTGAAGGGGCAGAACGTGAATATGTTGATCAAATTAGAAAACTCGATAATATTAaggaagaaaatgataaagcAGAAAATATTTCGCATGAACAAAAAGACGAACCAAACAAAACTGAACAAGatgaagataataaaattggaaATGATGCTGAAAATATGCTTTTGGCACTAGAAGAACCAACTAAAGTAGAAAATCCACCCATAGATATACTcgatatagaaaatattaataaaataagtactagaaaatgtaataatattataagtataagtagttttaaaaatatatataatgaaaatttattagaTGAGGATTCCttgttaaaattaataatgtaCGACTTTTTAAATCTTCAAAAAGATATACAAGAATTTAATAGTACCATATTAagtgataaatataaaagattaaaaaattttgagactatattattattatatccaCATTTTAATGATTATCAATTGAAAAAGTTATCAGAATTAatattagaaaaatataattcaaatattttaaacataaaaacAGATGATTCATTTATcgcattttttaataaatttcttTCATTGTTGAATAGCAAAAATCTGATGATATGCAGTGTTTGTTTGTCAAGAGCAATTTATAATGAACCTCGAAAAgattcaaaaaaaacagaaaCTGATGAAAATCAAAATTCCATAAACACATCTAATATTGATAACACAAATAATACCACTCAAACTACACTAAATGAAACAAATCAACTAAAGCGAAAATTGAGAGGTACTTCAAGCAATATAACTGATagttttgaaaataaaaaagaaagaagaTTAGGCTCATTAagtgttttaaaaaaatgctcACAATgtaatgtatttatatgctACTTTTGTTGTCATAGAATGAATATAGACatgattaaaaattttataaataatgatattaaaatgaaatCACTTGAAGCTGCAGAAAagcttaaaaataaagatgcACCTCCTCGCCCTCTTGTACGAACAAATAAAGTTGGAAGACCATGTAAAAATCCTCTCAAACTACTTGCAGCAGCAGCAGCCAATGCTCCTACAGCTTCCTTAGCTCCCAATGCAAATGTTCCAACAACTTCAGAATCAGCTAAACCACTTGAATCAACTACAAATTCCaaattagaaaataatgaaaactCTCAAAATCAATCAAATGATTTGAAAAATGATTCAAACAATCTTAATGCACCAAATAATGAGCCTTCAAAAGATAGTATGAATTGTGatgtaaatgaaaataaagaaataacaaatcaacaaaaagaaaaacaaaatggtGATAGTCAAGGTATTAATGATGCTACAAACAATAATTTAGATccagaaaaaaatacagtagttgtgaaaaaaaatagaccAGGTAGAAAAAAGCTTGATCCTAATGCTAAGCTAAACATGTTGAAAAACATTATCCCTAAAACtaatgaagaagaaaaagaagaagagTTTATATGCCCACGATGtgaatatttcaaaataaagaaaaaaatcgTTTTTTGTTCTTATTGTCCAAGATTAGATGGATTTTTAAACTGTTTTGAAgataaagtaaaaaaagaattacaATTTGTTCATCCTAAATGTTTAGAATATGTTAATACTgcttattcaaaaaaaaataacattaaTGAAACCAAAGCAGGAGgcttaaaaaaagtatgcAGCTATTGCAGAATAAAACATGGTATAGTTATCACATGTAGTAATACAGATTGTGATGCTTCATTTCACATATCTTGTGGTATATTGTTAGGATGTAAAATGGACAATTTTTTTGGAAGAGtcgatatatataatcctAAAAAAGCTTATTGTTTTAAACATACGTTTCAAAgctgcaaaaaaaatacattagctaattttattaatacaaataaattattttactttgaaaattttctatatttccCATTcaatcatttatataatttcttaTTGGgtacttatatatttaattatttaaacaaaaaatgcataaatCATTTATTGAAGCCTATCAAAATATCTGAGCCTCCATCTATAAGTgcattatttgaaaaaacaCAATTTggtaatataaaaagaagtATGATGATACCATTTAATGATTACAGAAAAGCACATAAAGACAAAATGGGTCTTAATAGCGAATTTGATTCTTCACAACCCAGTGCAAACATATACAGTAACGATATTAACAACCCCGGCATGGCTCAAAAAATGTTCAAATCAATgggttataaaaatgaagtaAATTCTTTAATGCCTCCATTAATGAATATGCATCCTGACTATATGGCagcaaataattataactTATTAGACCCTATGAATAAACTAAAGGATAATATGTTAATGTCagataaaagaaatatgaTGAATATGCCACcgg